A DNA window from Seriola aureovittata isolate HTS-2021-v1 ecotype China chromosome 8, ASM2101889v1, whole genome shotgun sequence contains the following coding sequences:
- the bod1l1 gene encoding biorientation of chromosomes in cell division protein 1-like 1 isoform X1, with product MAGLPPGDPQLVSMIVSHLKTQGLFDQFRRDCLADVDTKPAYLNLKQRVDNFVSNHLSNHTWSPHLNKNQLRNNIRQLVLQSGMLEQGVDRIVAQVVDPKINHIFRPQVERVVREFLSPGSCSEEPLAPLPLAEIKPDSSIPEQASSSAPTTTAASDAMSILDTITSLNQEASVRASSVTEKGRKGHASDEPMHLVEESEQDMSVVEEGDYHHEGRTLEETEETKFASEIQALEVKTEDTQEQMDLGKERLIEEVKMEDEESGAQEQTEEEKDNVTSRTTGKPSEEKQEDELLKSTSQAKQKARERIKEEYSLEDSDLEGLSDITVSSVHTSDLSSFEEESEDEELQSDSSEEGELPLDDQGESAEKKHASGDAGEEERKPRRKAYVHKPFLYSRYYSDSDDEITVEERRRSAAKDKEERLLKRQQNRERMEEKRKQKAVQAEEQDHKKQKSGDSLGLERPRAKEARKERKVLEKKMALNRKRKLDSRKEGDVANKKKGDTGGDGSKKVEVKSATAKTPQPKLIRNLSESASSDERHRRMSGSVSEDSSENRKISDKGRTHSFILELEQGSQEALKQRSVGKFDRPSRKELHSKERKEKERSLSDERAKLKQKQEKKSEHQADESQHKEGVKVSSEEKGEKKPKMKSEKKMTGNTREGKAFVSEGVADEGPKDAKKVKAPSTEVVKAERDKDKQKDKIREKDKDKDKNKEKEKAKGDKISVKSDLKQLLRPDSAGSSEDRSDMEPAPDSSKKKDKHSKEILKRSKSHSEDRQGEKPKSITDSKDSEKEKTKPDQDSQKSNKSSSETDKDPKRVKTIEKGKIIEKPKSKSKEETKIPLLSKTDKKVQSSEVKSAGGASVSKPEATKEKKKEGNTKDQGKVSEEPSHERSDIKNGKKKLEKKDKIPEKRDDSQEEKKAPREDKLEKSDKSSKSSVSSVSLETEELPKKPSLLQDTSTDSDPVTTTVTTSFSDDTCDALSDITPEPPEGETESRLSEMPAVPAEADALLTLMDVCTSAEARLPPESIQEAVTDEMALQDADMKMKEAALTLLSMDPDSTVSSSLISHDTSEEPEVNPPAPQPMETTAAEEEEQHPPIDVQTAAETEFTATELSTAPSQQTAQLVDENPKTADESENAEKEMGASKAETSETLALQEDDATSNECQASLNEDEANKGEITPETQPDEIMAPPSADKEAVDAVVGETEEVRGITEENTVAVVSDTSEQVSEMSSEPVSEMSSEPVSEMSSEPVSEMSSEQISEMSSEPVSVMSSKQDQIEPDGAATKISPKAEEVVAEENQAMMDTDYSEAESKTQEEENVAVEERDPQTMETGVPEKTEEVRGSEPECQPKLVKQISNVSSTDSQEDGKESDLSEKEQKTEGGGRRKRKQPSQKVAAVKEHGDEKERKEQLSDEETEQEKVEEVSTPRRGRSSRSTEEAEKGQPIEPEKSEETPSRRGRRSGTAPKEATADIQKEEENINEESADKTSSGKPAEEEEKTEDESATKEREVQLPTPDPDGSEGAGNADSKETTDICEPAVKRKRSEEMEESLEETQADEEVKEDNSQQEQNKQQPEKDDGGSPSVSQAEGQEELKEESCSENKPDDAEEEQQQEEQETTPKRNARRGRPSKAAAATEDSDKKDKKAEEKESEQNDEEEEDDGEEGKTATRATTRSASRLEAERNKPSKPSTRASRQSGKEETAAGTRGTRGQAAVAKGGRKRETSPPAVRTRGGQKSEEPPSKRAKR from the exons ATGGCTGGTTTACCACCGGGAGACCCACAGCTCGTCTCAATGATCgtcagtcatttaaaaacacagggACTCTTCGACCAGTTTCGGAGGGACTGCCTGGCAGACGTTGATACAAAG CCAGCTTACTTGAACCTGAAACAAAGAGTGGACAACTTTGTCTCTAATCACCTCTCTAATCACACATGGAGCCCACATTTGAACAAGAACCAGCTGAGGAACAACATCAGACAGCTCGTGCTGCA ATCCGGGATGCTGGAGCAGGGAGTGGACAGGATCGTGGCCCAAGTGGTGGATCCCAAAATCAACCACATCTTCAGGCCGCAGGTGGAGAGGGTGGTCCGTGAATTTCTGTCACCTGGCAGCTGCTCTGAAGAGCCACTGGCCCCACTGCCTTTGGCAGAGATCAAACCAGACAGCAGCATTCCTGAGCAGG CCTCATCGTCTGCTCCAACCACCACTGCAGCAAGTGACGCCATGTCCATCCTGGACACAATAACTTCTCTCAATCAGGAGGCTAGCGTCAGGGCCAGCTCGGTTACAGAGAAAGGACGCAAAGGCCACGCTTCAGATGAGCCCATGCATCTGGTGGAGGAGAGTGAGCAGGATATGAGTGTTGTGGAGGAAGGAGACTACCACCATGAAGGAAGGACgctggaagagacagaggaaacaaagtTTGCATCAGAGATCCAGGCACTAGaagtgaagacagaggacactCAGGAACAGATGGATCTGGGAAAAGAGAGGTTAATAGAAGAAGTGAAGATGGAGGATGAGGAGTCAGGAGCTcaggagcagacagaggaggagaaagataATGTTACCAGCCGAACCACTGGAAAACCTTCagaagagaagcaggaggatGAGCTACTGAAATCTACAAGTCAGGCCAAGCagaaagccagagagaggaTAAAGGAAG AATACTCTTTGGAGGACTCTGACCTCGAAGGCCTCAGCGACATCACAGTGAGCTCCGTCCACACCAGCGACCTGTCGTCATTTGAAGAGGAAAGTGAAGATGAGGAGCTGCAGTCTGACTCTTCTGAAGAAGGGGAGCTTCCACTTGATG ATCAAGGTGAGAGCGCAGAAAAGAAACATGCAAGTGGAGatgcaggagaagaagagcgTAAGCCTCGTCGCAAGGCCTATGTTCACAAGCCCTTCCTCTACTCCCGTTACTATAGCGACTCAGATGATGAAATCACTGTGGAGGAACGTCGAAGATCTGCG GCAAAGGACAAAGAGGAAAGGCTGCTCAAGAGACAGCAGAACAGAGAACGAATGGAAGAAAAGCGCAAACAGAAAGCAGTGCAGGCTGAAGAACAAG atcacaaaaaacaaaagagtggAGACTCTTTGGGGCTGGAGCGCCCCAGAGCCAAAGAGGCTCGCAAAGAAAGGAAAgttctggagaaaaaaatggctctcaacaggaagaggaaactAGACTCAAG GAAAGAGGGAGATGTTGCAAACAAGAAGAAAGGAGACACAGGAGGAGATGGATCCAAGAAAGTG GAAGTGAAATCTGCCACCGCAAAGACTCCACAACCAAAATTGATAAGAAATCTGTCAGAATCTGCATCATCTGACGAGAGGCACAGAAGGATGAGCGGCAGCGTCTCAGAGGATTCCAGCGAAAACAGAAAGATCTCCGACAAAGGCCGGACACACTCCTTCATCCTGGAGTTAGAGCAAGGTTCCCAGGAAGCTCTTAAACAACGTTCAGTTGGAAAATTTGATCGTCCGTCTCGTAAAGAACTTCACTCTAAAGAACGCAAAGAGAAAGAACGCAGCCTGTCAGATGAACGTGCCAAACTCAAACAAAAGCAGGAGAAGAAATCTGAACATCAGGCAGATGAATCTCAGCATAAGGAAGGTGTTAAAGTGTCGTCTGAAGAGAAAGGTGAGAAGAAgcctaaaatgaaaagtgagaagaaaatgacaggaaacacaagagaAGGAAAAGCGTTTGTGTCTGAAGGTGTTGCTGATGAAGGCCCTAAAGATGCAAAGAAGGTGAAGGCTCCATCCACGGAGGTTGTCAAGGCAGAGAGGGACAAGGAtaaacaaaaggacaaaattagagaaaaggacaaagataaagacaagaataaagaaaaggagaaggcTAAAGGAGACAAAATTTCAGTGAAAAGTGATTTAAAGCAGCTGCTCCGCCCAGACTCTGCTGGTTCCTCTGAGGATCGGTCTGACATGGAGCCTGCACCAGACAGCAGCAAGAAGAAAGATAAACACTCCAAGGAAATCCTAAAAAGGTCAAAGAGCCACTCTGAGGACAGGCAAGGAGAAAAACCCAAATCTATAACTGATAGTAAAGACAGTGAGAAGGAGAAGACAAAACCAGATCAAGACAGCCAGAAATCCAACAAATCCAGCTCTGAAACAGACAAAGATCCAAAAAGAGTCAAGAcaatagaaaaaggaaaaatcattgaaaaaccaaaatcaaaatccaaagaggaaacaaagatTCCATTGTTATCAAAGACTGATAAGAAAGTTCAGAGTTCAGAAGTCAAAAGTGCAGGGGGTGCATCTGTCAGCAAACCTGAGGCaacaaaggagaagaaaaaagaggggAATACAAAGGACCAGGGGAAAGTCTCTGAAGAACCTTCACATGAGAGATCAGACATTaagaatggaaagaaaaaattAGAGAAGAAGGATAAAATCCCAGAAAAGAGAGACGACagccaagaagagaagaaagcaCCCAGAGAAGACAAACTGGAAAAGTCAGATAAATCTTCAAAGTCGTCTGTTTCTTCAGTGAGTCTTGAAACAGAAGAGCTGCCTAAGAAACCATCTCTTCTCCAAGACACAAGCACAGACTCTGATCCCGTCACCACCACTGTCACCACCTCGTTCTCAGACGACACCTGCGATGCTTTAAGTGACATCACCCCTGAGCCACCTGAAGGAGAAACAGAGTCACGACTCAGTGAGATGCCTGCTGTGCCGGCTGAGGCCGACGCTCTGCTCACCCTGATGGACGTTTGTACCTCAGCGGAGGCGAGACTCCCACCTGAGAGCATCCAAGAAGCTGTGACTGATGAGATGGCGCTTCAGGATGCtgatatgaaaatgaaagaggCAGCTCTGACTCTGCTCTCTATGGATCCTGACAGTACAGTGTCCTCCAGCTTAATAAGTCATGATACAAGCGAAGAACCAGAGGTGAATCCACCGGCTCCACAACCGATGGAAACTACTgcagctgaagaggaagagcagcaTCCTCCTATAGATgtgcaaacagctgctgaaactGAGTTCACAGCCACTGAGCTGTCAACAGCCCCATCTCAACAAACTGCCCAGCTTGTTGATGAAAACCCAAAGACTGCAG ATGAATCTGaaaatgcagagaaagaaatgggCGCGTCAAAGGCTGAAACATCTGAAACACTTGCTctacag GAGGATGACGCTACCTCAAATGAATGTCAGGCTTCTTTGAACGAGGATGAAGCCAACAAGGGAGAAATAACTCCTGAAACACAGCCAGATGAGATAATGGCGCCACCATCAGCTGACAAAGAAG ctgttgatgctgttgtgGGTGAAACAGAAGAGGTCAGAGGAATCACAGAGGAAAATACAGTTGCTGTTGTTTCGGATACCTCTGAACAAGTCTCCGAAATGTCCAGTGAACCAGTCTCCGAAATGTCCAGTGAACCAGTCTCCGAAATGTCCAGTGAACCAGTCTCCGAAATGTCCAGTGAACAAATCTCCGAAATGTCCAGTGAACCAGTCTCTGTAATGTCCAGTAAACAAG ATCAAATAGAGCCAGACGGTGCAGCCACAAAGATAAGCCCCAAG GCAGAGGAAGTGGTAGCTGAAGAGAACCAGGCCATGATGGACACAGATTACA GTGAAGCTGAGAGTAAGACGCAGGAGGAAGAAAACGTTGCAGTAGAAGAGAGGGATCCACAGACT ATGGAAACTGGTGTCCcagagaagacagaagaggTCAGAGGAAGTGAACCTGAGTGTCAGCCCAAACTAGTCAAACAAATCA GTAACGTCTCCAGCACAGACAgtcaggaagatgggaaggaATCAGACCTGTCCgaaaag GAACAgaagacagaaggaggaggcagacgGAAACGGAAACAGCCCAGTCAGAAagttgcagcagtgaaagaacATG GtgatgaaaaggaaagaaaggagcaACTGTCTGATGAG GAAACTGAGCAGGAGAAGGTTGAAGAGGTCAGTACACCTCGCAGGGGGCGATCATCCAGATCAACCGAGGAGGCAGAGAAGGGTCAACCTATAGAACCTGAAAAGTCTGAGGAGACTCCGAGCCGCAGGGGAAGACGTTCAGGAACTGCACCCAAAGAAGCCACTGCTG ATATtcagaaggaagaggagaataTAAATGAGGAGAGTGCTGATAAAACTTCATCAGGGAaaccagcagaggaggaagag AAAACTGAAGATGAAAGTGCAACAAAGGAAAGGGAGGTCCAGCTGCCGACTCCTGATCCAGACGGTTCTGAAGGTGCAGGGAACGCAGACTCCAAAGAGACCACTGACATAT GTGAACCAgcagtgaagagaaaaaggTCAGAGGAAATGGAGGAATCTTTGGAG GAAACCCAGGCTgatgaggaggtgaaggaggacaaCAGTCAGCAGGAGCAAAACAAGCAACAGCCTGAAAAAGACGACG GTGGTTCCCCTTCAGTGAGCCAGGCGGAGGGACAAGAGGAGTTGAaagaggagagctgcagtgagaaTAAACCAGATGAT GCTGAGGAGGAGCAACAGCAAGAGGAGCAAGAGACGACTCCAAAGAGAAATGCTCGGAGAGGACGACCTTCAAAGGCAGCGGCAGCCACAGAGGATTCAG ataaaaaagacaaaaaggcagaagaaaaagaaagcgaGCAGAacgatgaagaggaggaggatgatggtgaGGAAGGAAAAACTGCAACCAGGGCGACCACGCGGTCAGCCTCTCGACTGGAGGCTGAAAG
- the bod1l1 gene encoding biorientation of chromosomes in cell division protein 1-like 1 isoform X2 — MAGLPPGDPQLVSMIVSHLKTQGLFDQFRRDCLADVDTKPAYLNLKQRVDNFVSNHLSNHTWSPHLNKNQLRNNIRQLVLQSGMLEQGVDRIVAQVVDPKINHIFRPQVERVVREFLSPGSCSEEPLAPLPLAEIKPDSSIPEQASSSAPTTTAASDAMSILDTITSLNQEASVRASSVTEKGRKGHASDEPMHLVEESEQDMSVVEEGDYHHEGRTLEETEETKFASEIQALEVKTEDTQEQMDLGKERLIEEVKMEDEESGAQEQTEEEKDNVTSRTTGKPSEEKQEDELLKSTSQAKQKARERIKEEYSLEDSDLEGLSDITVSSVHTSDLSSFEEESEDEELQSDSSEEGELPLDDQGESAEKKHASGDAGEEERKPRRKAYVHKPFLYSRYYSDSDDEITVEERRRSAAKDKEERLLKRQQNRERMEEKRKQKAVQAEEQDHKKQKSGDSLGLERPRAKEARKERKVLEKKMALNRKRKLDSRKEGDVANKKKGDTGGDGSKKVEVKSATAKTPQPKLIRNLSESASSDERHRRMSGSVSEDSSENRKISDKGRTHSFILELEQGSQEALKQRSVGKFDRPSRKELHSKERKEKERSLSDERAKLKQKQEKKSEHQADESQHKEGVKVSSEEKGEKKPKMKSEKKMTGNTREGKAFVSEGVADEGPKDAKKVKAPSTEVVKAERDKDKQKDKIREKDKDKDKNKEKEKAKGDKISVKSDLKQLLRPDSAGSSEDRSDMEPAPDSSKKKDKHSKEILKRSKSHSEDRQGEKPKSITDSKDSEKEKTKPDQDSQKSNKSSSETDKDPKRVKTIEKGKIIEKPKSKSKEETKIPLLSKTDKKVQSSEVKSAGGASVSKPEATKEKKKEGNTKDQGKVSEEPSHERSDIKNGKKKLEKKDKIPEKRDDSQEEKKAPREDKLEKSDKSSKSSVSSVSLETEELPKKPSLLQDTSTDSDPVTTTVTTSFSDDTCDALSDITPEPPEGETESRLSEMPAVPAEADALLTLMDVCTSAEARLPPESIQEAVTDEMALQDADMKMKEAALTLLSMDPDSTVSSSLISHDTSEEPEVNPPAPQPMETTAAEEEEQHPPIDVQTAAETEFTATELSTAPSQQTAQLVDENPKTADESENAEKEMGASKAETSETLALQEDDATSNECQASLNEDEANKGEITPETQPDEIMAPPSADKEAVDAVVGETEEVRGITEENTVAVVSDTSEQVSEMSSEPVSEMSSEPVSEMSSEPVSEMSSEQISEMSSEPVSVMSSKQDQIEPDGAATKISPKAEEVVAEENQAMMDTDYSEAESKTQEEENVAVEERDPQTMETGVPEKTEEVRGSEPECQPKLVKQISNVSSTDSQEDGKESDLSEKKTEGGGRRKRKQPSQKVAAVKEHGDEKERKEQLSDEETEQEKVEEVSTPRRGRSSRSTEEAEKGQPIEPEKSEETPSRRGRRSGTAPKEATADIQKEEENINEESADKTSSGKPAEEEEKTEDESATKEREVQLPTPDPDGSEGAGNADSKETTDICEPAVKRKRSEEMEESLEETQADEEVKEDNSQQEQNKQQPEKDDGGSPSVSQAEGQEELKEESCSENKPDDAEEEQQQEEQETTPKRNARRGRPSKAAAATEDSDKKDKKAEEKESEQNDEEEEDDGEEGKTATRATTRSASRLEAERNKPSKPSTRASRQSGKEETAAGTRGTRGQAAVAKGGRKRETSPPAVRTRGGQKSEEPPSKRAKR; from the exons ATGGCTGGTTTACCACCGGGAGACCCACAGCTCGTCTCAATGATCgtcagtcatttaaaaacacagggACTCTTCGACCAGTTTCGGAGGGACTGCCTGGCAGACGTTGATACAAAG CCAGCTTACTTGAACCTGAAACAAAGAGTGGACAACTTTGTCTCTAATCACCTCTCTAATCACACATGGAGCCCACATTTGAACAAGAACCAGCTGAGGAACAACATCAGACAGCTCGTGCTGCA ATCCGGGATGCTGGAGCAGGGAGTGGACAGGATCGTGGCCCAAGTGGTGGATCCCAAAATCAACCACATCTTCAGGCCGCAGGTGGAGAGGGTGGTCCGTGAATTTCTGTCACCTGGCAGCTGCTCTGAAGAGCCACTGGCCCCACTGCCTTTGGCAGAGATCAAACCAGACAGCAGCATTCCTGAGCAGG CCTCATCGTCTGCTCCAACCACCACTGCAGCAAGTGACGCCATGTCCATCCTGGACACAATAACTTCTCTCAATCAGGAGGCTAGCGTCAGGGCCAGCTCGGTTACAGAGAAAGGACGCAAAGGCCACGCTTCAGATGAGCCCATGCATCTGGTGGAGGAGAGTGAGCAGGATATGAGTGTTGTGGAGGAAGGAGACTACCACCATGAAGGAAGGACgctggaagagacagaggaaacaaagtTTGCATCAGAGATCCAGGCACTAGaagtgaagacagaggacactCAGGAACAGATGGATCTGGGAAAAGAGAGGTTAATAGAAGAAGTGAAGATGGAGGATGAGGAGTCAGGAGCTcaggagcagacagaggaggagaaagataATGTTACCAGCCGAACCACTGGAAAACCTTCagaagagaagcaggaggatGAGCTACTGAAATCTACAAGTCAGGCCAAGCagaaagccagagagaggaTAAAGGAAG AATACTCTTTGGAGGACTCTGACCTCGAAGGCCTCAGCGACATCACAGTGAGCTCCGTCCACACCAGCGACCTGTCGTCATTTGAAGAGGAAAGTGAAGATGAGGAGCTGCAGTCTGACTCTTCTGAAGAAGGGGAGCTTCCACTTGATG ATCAAGGTGAGAGCGCAGAAAAGAAACATGCAAGTGGAGatgcaggagaagaagagcgTAAGCCTCGTCGCAAGGCCTATGTTCACAAGCCCTTCCTCTACTCCCGTTACTATAGCGACTCAGATGATGAAATCACTGTGGAGGAACGTCGAAGATCTGCG GCAAAGGACAAAGAGGAAAGGCTGCTCAAGAGACAGCAGAACAGAGAACGAATGGAAGAAAAGCGCAAACAGAAAGCAGTGCAGGCTGAAGAACAAG atcacaaaaaacaaaagagtggAGACTCTTTGGGGCTGGAGCGCCCCAGAGCCAAAGAGGCTCGCAAAGAAAGGAAAgttctggagaaaaaaatggctctcaacaggaagaggaaactAGACTCAAG GAAAGAGGGAGATGTTGCAAACAAGAAGAAAGGAGACACAGGAGGAGATGGATCCAAGAAAGTG GAAGTGAAATCTGCCACCGCAAAGACTCCACAACCAAAATTGATAAGAAATCTGTCAGAATCTGCATCATCTGACGAGAGGCACAGAAGGATGAGCGGCAGCGTCTCAGAGGATTCCAGCGAAAACAGAAAGATCTCCGACAAAGGCCGGACACACTCCTTCATCCTGGAGTTAGAGCAAGGTTCCCAGGAAGCTCTTAAACAACGTTCAGTTGGAAAATTTGATCGTCCGTCTCGTAAAGAACTTCACTCTAAAGAACGCAAAGAGAAAGAACGCAGCCTGTCAGATGAACGTGCCAAACTCAAACAAAAGCAGGAGAAGAAATCTGAACATCAGGCAGATGAATCTCAGCATAAGGAAGGTGTTAAAGTGTCGTCTGAAGAGAAAGGTGAGAAGAAgcctaaaatgaaaagtgagaagaaaatgacaggaaacacaagagaAGGAAAAGCGTTTGTGTCTGAAGGTGTTGCTGATGAAGGCCCTAAAGATGCAAAGAAGGTGAAGGCTCCATCCACGGAGGTTGTCAAGGCAGAGAGGGACAAGGAtaaacaaaaggacaaaattagagaaaaggacaaagataaagacaagaataaagaaaaggagaaggcTAAAGGAGACAAAATTTCAGTGAAAAGTGATTTAAAGCAGCTGCTCCGCCCAGACTCTGCTGGTTCCTCTGAGGATCGGTCTGACATGGAGCCTGCACCAGACAGCAGCAAGAAGAAAGATAAACACTCCAAGGAAATCCTAAAAAGGTCAAAGAGCCACTCTGAGGACAGGCAAGGAGAAAAACCCAAATCTATAACTGATAGTAAAGACAGTGAGAAGGAGAAGACAAAACCAGATCAAGACAGCCAGAAATCCAACAAATCCAGCTCTGAAACAGACAAAGATCCAAAAAGAGTCAAGAcaatagaaaaaggaaaaatcattgaaaaaccaaaatcaaaatccaaagaggaaacaaagatTCCATTGTTATCAAAGACTGATAAGAAAGTTCAGAGTTCAGAAGTCAAAAGTGCAGGGGGTGCATCTGTCAGCAAACCTGAGGCaacaaaggagaagaaaaaagaggggAATACAAAGGACCAGGGGAAAGTCTCTGAAGAACCTTCACATGAGAGATCAGACATTaagaatggaaagaaaaaattAGAGAAGAAGGATAAAATCCCAGAAAAGAGAGACGACagccaagaagagaagaaagcaCCCAGAGAAGACAAACTGGAAAAGTCAGATAAATCTTCAAAGTCGTCTGTTTCTTCAGTGAGTCTTGAAACAGAAGAGCTGCCTAAGAAACCATCTCTTCTCCAAGACACAAGCACAGACTCTGATCCCGTCACCACCACTGTCACCACCTCGTTCTCAGACGACACCTGCGATGCTTTAAGTGACATCACCCCTGAGCCACCTGAAGGAGAAACAGAGTCACGACTCAGTGAGATGCCTGCTGTGCCGGCTGAGGCCGACGCTCTGCTCACCCTGATGGACGTTTGTACCTCAGCGGAGGCGAGACTCCCACCTGAGAGCATCCAAGAAGCTGTGACTGATGAGATGGCGCTTCAGGATGCtgatatgaaaatgaaagaggCAGCTCTGACTCTGCTCTCTATGGATCCTGACAGTACAGTGTCCTCCAGCTTAATAAGTCATGATACAAGCGAAGAACCAGAGGTGAATCCACCGGCTCCACAACCGATGGAAACTACTgcagctgaagaggaagagcagcaTCCTCCTATAGATgtgcaaacagctgctgaaactGAGTTCACAGCCACTGAGCTGTCAACAGCCCCATCTCAACAAACTGCCCAGCTTGTTGATGAAAACCCAAAGACTGCAG ATGAATCTGaaaatgcagagaaagaaatgggCGCGTCAAAGGCTGAAACATCTGAAACACTTGCTctacag GAGGATGACGCTACCTCAAATGAATGTCAGGCTTCTTTGAACGAGGATGAAGCCAACAAGGGAGAAATAACTCCTGAAACACAGCCAGATGAGATAATGGCGCCACCATCAGCTGACAAAGAAG ctgttgatgctgttgtgGGTGAAACAGAAGAGGTCAGAGGAATCACAGAGGAAAATACAGTTGCTGTTGTTTCGGATACCTCTGAACAAGTCTCCGAAATGTCCAGTGAACCAGTCTCCGAAATGTCCAGTGAACCAGTCTCCGAAATGTCCAGTGAACCAGTCTCCGAAATGTCCAGTGAACAAATCTCCGAAATGTCCAGTGAACCAGTCTCTGTAATGTCCAGTAAACAAG ATCAAATAGAGCCAGACGGTGCAGCCACAAAGATAAGCCCCAAG GCAGAGGAAGTGGTAGCTGAAGAGAACCAGGCCATGATGGACACAGATTACA GTGAAGCTGAGAGTAAGACGCAGGAGGAAGAAAACGTTGCAGTAGAAGAGAGGGATCCACAGACT ATGGAAACTGGTGTCCcagagaagacagaagaggTCAGAGGAAGTGAACCTGAGTGTCAGCCCAAACTAGTCAAACAAATCA GTAACGTCTCCAGCACAGACAgtcaggaagatgggaaggaATCAGACCTGTCCgaaaag aagacagaaggaggaggcagacgGAAACGGAAACAGCCCAGTCAGAAagttgcagcagtgaaagaacATG GtgatgaaaaggaaagaaaggagcaACTGTCTGATGAG GAAACTGAGCAGGAGAAGGTTGAAGAGGTCAGTACACCTCGCAGGGGGCGATCATCCAGATCAACCGAGGAGGCAGAGAAGGGTCAACCTATAGAACCTGAAAAGTCTGAGGAGACTCCGAGCCGCAGGGGAAGACGTTCAGGAACTGCACCCAAAGAAGCCACTGCTG ATATtcagaaggaagaggagaataTAAATGAGGAGAGTGCTGATAAAACTTCATCAGGGAaaccagcagaggaggaagag AAAACTGAAGATGAAAGTGCAACAAAGGAAAGGGAGGTCCAGCTGCCGACTCCTGATCCAGACGGTTCTGAAGGTGCAGGGAACGCAGACTCCAAAGAGACCACTGACATAT GTGAACCAgcagtgaagagaaaaaggTCAGAGGAAATGGAGGAATCTTTGGAG GAAACCCAGGCTgatgaggaggtgaaggaggacaaCAGTCAGCAGGAGCAAAACAAGCAACAGCCTGAAAAAGACGACG GTGGTTCCCCTTCAGTGAGCCAGGCGGAGGGACAAGAGGAGTTGAaagaggagagctgcagtgagaaTAAACCAGATGAT GCTGAGGAGGAGCAACAGCAAGAGGAGCAAGAGACGACTCCAAAGAGAAATGCTCGGAGAGGACGACCTTCAAAGGCAGCGGCAGCCACAGAGGATTCAG ataaaaaagacaaaaaggcagaagaaaaagaaagcgaGCAGAacgatgaagaggaggaggatgatggtgaGGAAGGAAAAACTGCAACCAGGGCGACCACGCGGTCAGCCTCTCGACTGGAGGCTGAAAG